The proteins below come from a single Erythrobacter sp. SG61-1L genomic window:
- a CDS encoding helicase-related protein: MKHVRSTITRRLSRDIVGPRGVSEVIDDRPGDVYLTGILFPPRQAPGGEEDEDADEEGPFVEAGSGNESVSMANSMRPSTCGISFAVGTGEGEVPAVDVRIRCGTYLASGGEPAPEGGKRTPLRWNRTGHVVWVRELILEYGYMEPVDLSSFGLPGLRLHVRTVRWGENHLVTAVLSNENVLPPNASRRELEEHSYFQTDLRITPCPGTFLVARPDVVSGTDSDSRSAALIYRDAHSYAVGHLSSATWAMHDGKVASVRTSWLPAAFVDATSAEGDDAFRALGSVPQSSPFSARWLCEAEDGSLTGGLERVAAAYETWIARQNERVPGLPGNLQEQACLHLETCRVALARIRGGIALLATDADARMAFRLANRAMLLQRSWSGSADLVWRPFQLAFFLLAVRSSVEGEADDRGTMDLLWFPTGGGKTEAYLLLTAFLVFWRRLRNRGDGGGGVAVLMRYTLRLLTIQQYERAAAMICACELIRSGGEGTGVPTVLASSRPISLGLWVGGDSTPNTVAAAADALRQKSASTPAQLTKCPCCRSPLKWEKPADLDEIHAICTSGCSLSRMAGHLPVWTVDEDVYRELPSLLIGTGDKFAQIVRKPETARLFGLETDFAAPELVIQDELHLISGPLGTMAGLYEVAIDKLCSRNGIRPKIIGSTATIRRADSQIRALFDRDTFQFPPAGLDHRDSGFAVAADPEVRPSRLYVGITTAGRSAKFTLQAVNASLLQSAAGHEIDEADRDRYWTLVTYFNSLRELGGALVLMQDDVIKTAGQYAGRRNGESIRDTVDVTELTSRVDSSDIPSILARLERKAGDPDAVDVVLASNMISVGIDVERLGLMVVNGQPKGIAEYIQATSRVGRGAVPGLVVTIFNANKARDRSHYETFRTWHQTLYRDVEATSVTPFAPRARDRALHAPLVALARHLVAGLKNSPGDPEDYREELEKLVGDIVARAERIDPDEAAAARAELEKMLDDWARRVPLARYWDDNRLDESLLMSAEKAAEIAAASGWKTPSWPTPNSLRSVEASVEFGLSNGLQD; this comes from the coding sequence ATGAAACACGTCCGAAGCACGATCACCAGGCGGCTTTCCAGAGATATTGTCGGTCCGCGAGGTGTATCGGAAGTGATCGATGACAGGCCGGGGGACGTTTATCTTACAGGGATTCTCTTTCCGCCAAGGCAGGCTCCAGGGGGCGAAGAAGACGAGGATGCTGACGAAGAAGGTCCATTTGTCGAAGCTGGATCCGGAAACGAATCTGTCTCGATGGCAAACTCAATGCGTCCGTCGACCTGCGGCATTTCCTTCGCGGTCGGTACCGGAGAAGGTGAGGTTCCGGCAGTTGATGTAAGGATCCGTTGCGGAACCTACCTCGCTTCTGGCGGAGAACCCGCACCAGAAGGCGGAAAGCGCACACCTCTCCGCTGGAACAGGACCGGTCATGTAGTCTGGGTCAGGGAACTTATCCTCGAATACGGCTACATGGAGCCTGTCGATCTGTCCTCGTTCGGTCTTCCCGGCCTGCGTCTGCACGTCCGCACCGTACGCTGGGGTGAAAACCACCTTGTGACTGCTGTCCTTTCCAATGAAAATGTCCTTCCACCGAATGCTTCGCGACGGGAGCTCGAGGAACACTCATACTTCCAGACCGATCTCAGGATTACGCCATGCCCCGGCACATTCCTGGTGGCGCGACCGGATGTCGTCAGTGGAACCGATTCAGACTCGCGCTCGGCTGCGCTCATTTACCGGGACGCTCACTCTTACGCGGTAGGACATCTGTCGTCTGCTACCTGGGCAATGCACGATGGTAAGGTTGCATCAGTCCGGACAAGCTGGCTCCCTGCGGCATTTGTCGATGCGACGAGTGCGGAAGGCGACGATGCATTTCGGGCGCTCGGTTCTGTCCCTCAGAGTTCACCATTTTCTGCCCGTTGGTTGTGTGAGGCAGAAGACGGCAGTCTAACTGGCGGCCTCGAACGTGTCGCAGCCGCTTATGAAACCTGGATTGCCCGGCAGAATGAACGGGTTCCGGGTCTACCCGGAAATTTGCAGGAACAGGCATGCCTTCATCTTGAAACCTGCCGGGTTGCACTCGCCCGCATCAGGGGCGGTATCGCCTTGCTCGCCACGGATGCCGACGCACGCATGGCGTTCCGTTTGGCAAATCGTGCGATGCTCCTGCAGCGCAGCTGGTCGGGATCAGCAGATCTGGTCTGGCGCCCGTTTCAGCTCGCCTTCTTCCTGCTCGCCGTTCGTTCGAGCGTTGAAGGCGAGGCCGATGACCGTGGCACGATGGACTTGCTGTGGTTTCCTACCGGCGGCGGCAAGACTGAAGCCTACCTGCTTCTCACCGCTTTTCTGGTATTCTGGCGACGCCTCAGGAACAGGGGAGATGGCGGCGGCGGAGTTGCCGTCCTCATGCGCTATACCTTGCGCCTGCTCACGATACAGCAATACGAGCGCGCTGCCGCAATGATTTGCGCCTGTGAACTGATCAGGTCAGGCGGTGAAGGCACCGGTGTGCCGACTGTCCTTGCATCGTCCCGCCCCATTTCGCTTGGCCTCTGGGTGGGCGGTGATTCCACGCCGAACACTGTAGCCGCTGCAGCCGATGCCCTGCGGCAGAAAAGTGCAAGTACTCCCGCGCAATTGACGAAATGTCCGTGCTGCCGTTCCCCACTCAAGTGGGAAAAGCCGGCGGACCTCGACGAGATCCACGCCATCTGCACCAGCGGATGCTCCCTTTCCCGAATGGCCGGTCATCTGCCAGTCTGGACAGTCGATGAAGACGTCTACCGTGAGCTGCCCTCGCTGCTTATCGGGACGGGCGACAAGTTTGCGCAGATCGTAAGAAAACCCGAGACGGCCCGACTGTTCGGCCTGGAGACAGATTTCGCAGCACCGGAACTCGTTATTCAGGATGAGCTTCACCTCATTTCCGGACCGCTCGGCACAATGGCCGGGCTCTATGAAGTGGCAATCGACAAGCTCTGTTCGCGCAACGGGATCAGGCCCAAGATCATCGGCTCAACCGCGACGATCCGCAGGGCGGACAGCCAGATCCGTGCGCTTTTCGACCGTGACACTTTCCAGTTTCCTCCCGCTGGTCTGGACCATCGGGATTCCGGGTTCGCTGTCGCTGCCGATCCTGAGGTCCGCCCAAGCCGCCTCTATGTGGGCATCACGACGGCAGGACGGTCGGCAAAGTTCACCCTTCAGGCGGTGAACGCATCGCTGCTCCAGTCTGCAGCCGGACACGAAATCGACGAAGCAGACCGGGATCGTTACTGGACCCTTGTCACCTACTTCAATTCGCTTCGCGAGCTTGGTGGTGCACTGGTTCTGATGCAGGACGACGTCATCAAGACCGCGGGTCAGTACGCCGGGCGCAGGAATGGCGAAAGCATCAGGGACACCGTGGACGTGACCGAACTCACAAGCCGCGTGGACTCTTCTGACATTCCGTCGATCCTCGCCAGGCTGGAGAGGAAGGCAGGAGATCCGGACGCCGTTGACGTTGTCCTAGCGTCGAACATGATTTCGGTGGGCATCGATGTCGAGCGGCTGGGCCTCATGGTGGTCAATGGCCAGCCCAAGGGAATTGCAGAATATATTCAGGCAACAAGCCGGGTTGGTCGTGGTGCAGTGCCCGGGCTTGTTGTGACTATCTTCAATGCGAACAAGGCGCGCGACCGCAGCCATTACGAAACCTTCCGGACATGGCACCAGACACTTTACCGCGATGTCGAGGCAACGAGCGTCACTCCCTTCGCCCCCCGGGCAAGGGACAGAGCGCTCCATGCTCCACTCGTGGCACTGGCACGCCACCTTGTCGCAGGCCTCAAAAATTCGCCGGGCGATCCCGAAGATTACCGCGAGGAACTCGAAAAGCTCGTCGGTGATATTGTAGCCCGAGCCGAACGTATCGATCCCGACGAAGCTGCGGCTGCCCGTGCCGAACTGGAGAAGATGCTCGATGACTGGGCGCGGCGGGTACCGCTTGCGCGGTACTGGGATGACAACAGGCTGGACGAGAGTCTTCTGATGTCGGCGGAGAAAGCTGCGGAGATCGCGGCCGCCTCCGGCTGGAAAACACCGTCCTGGCCAACGCCGAACAGCCTCAGGAGCGTTGAGGCTTCAGTTGAGTTCGGGCTTTCAAACGGGTTGCAGGATTGA
- a CDS encoding ATP-dependent helicase encodes MALEVVGKEDLALALKLPAESAGGPARSAIADWIRDTVALCGAIPRDELIERSTQLCTGAGYSRELSHGRVERVIKVLLATGDINALDTSSGSLIFSSAGTRISVDNDSDALIGATGIGQADQAEKSVPLCRRVPAEAGSIPLVDYLGYPKIAESFPELDPADTPDLRGVALRLRDVATRQNSEQLPGKWERVASLSGSDLCLMTDGQGNWALGLPREEGTAATCLLDHPGQAGWLYLGMRGIVAFSEWPEHLAIPDQILRALGILAIPEDDTFRRWDVPAAAQEFLLGWLGLDDVQADGGADPDQDRVILAPVSARLLVEAAPGSGKTWTACRRVSQLVNDGVAPTRIVLLSFTRAAVTEIRERIGSLLDEPDFASDITILTLDAFVWRLLLAAEDRPDSISGHDEAVRFVVSCIEKGERDIVSFLSRIEHLTVDEAQDLTGDRKKLVIALIRTLAHQCGVTVFLDSAQAIYGFTNADSRAFAEELGEPRSGFRTVHLRNDYRTQSASLKKMIAAARPVLGAPSQEPSEVYRTVRELIEDSASGKVPAASNQETNPADGRTFMLFRSRAEVLAATNSMLREGRRFRVRLAGGAGIVEPWIGAVLGGIEGEVVDARQVADLFGQLSPPPPVPFEEAWSIFRRHAPSNGAGVDLHRLAKLVSSPNPPTEIVRTDLGYRTGPLLSTIHAAKGREADTVHLMLPRWPERPDTNWMEEARILFVGASRARRKLKIGSSTSILRPLQGSRGRRWRPFTRHGRPDALVQTGIPGDIDIEFQNDPAAWGGEPLLAEARERLWRHALRPRPLRAVRDGDRCRLELDEPGGRGGTVGWLSRQFGNDLWSIGEHVCGTRSPPPAVFGGIWLLGVTTMASSSETDGQPRIGLAPVVTGTPLVHFSPKA; translated from the coding sequence TTGGCACTTGAAGTCGTCGGAAAGGAAGATTTAGCCCTCGCCCTGAAGCTTCCGGCGGAAAGTGCTGGCGGTCCGGCGCGGTCAGCAATCGCAGACTGGATCCGGGATACGGTCGCCCTGTGCGGTGCAATCCCGCGGGATGAACTGATCGAACGCTCGACTCAGCTGTGCACAGGCGCCGGTTATTCCCGGGAGCTCAGCCACGGCAGGGTTGAACGTGTCATCAAGGTTCTTCTGGCCACCGGAGATATCAATGCTCTCGATACGTCGAGCGGATCGCTGATTTTCAGTTCGGCCGGTACGCGTATCAGCGTCGACAATGACAGCGATGCGTTGATCGGTGCGACAGGGATCGGTCAGGCGGATCAGGCGGAGAAGTCCGTCCCGCTTTGCAGAAGGGTGCCGGCAGAGGCCGGCTCAATACCACTCGTAGATTACCTGGGATATCCCAAGATCGCCGAAAGCTTTCCGGAACTTGACCCGGCCGACACGCCTGACTTGCGTGGAGTTGCGCTGAGATTGCGAGATGTCGCTACGCGCCAAAATTCTGAGCAGTTGCCGGGAAAGTGGGAGAGGGTCGCCTCCTTATCCGGCAGCGACCTGTGCCTGATGACTGACGGTCAGGGCAACTGGGCACTCGGGCTTCCCCGTGAAGAGGGAACTGCTGCAACTTGCCTCCTCGATCACCCGGGTCAGGCCGGCTGGCTCTATCTCGGCATGCGAGGAATTGTCGCCTTTTCGGAGTGGCCTGAACATCTCGCAATTCCTGACCAGATCCTGCGGGCGCTCGGCATTCTTGCGATTCCCGAGGACGATACGTTCAGGCGCTGGGACGTCCCTGCTGCGGCCCAAGAATTCCTGCTCGGCTGGCTCGGCCTCGATGACGTGCAGGCAGATGGGGGCGCTGACCCCGATCAGGACAGGGTCATACTTGCGCCTGTCTCTGCGCGGCTTCTTGTCGAGGCAGCTCCAGGCAGCGGGAAGACTTGGACCGCCTGCCGACGTGTCAGCCAGCTGGTCAACGATGGCGTGGCGCCCACGCGAATAGTACTTCTGAGTTTTACGAGGGCTGCAGTTACCGAAATCCGGGAACGGATCGGAAGTCTTCTGGACGAACCCGATTTTGCATCCGACATCACAATATTGACACTCGATGCCTTCGTCTGGCGCCTGCTACTGGCGGCCGAAGACCGCCCCGACAGTATTTCAGGCCATGACGAGGCCGTTCGCTTCGTTGTCAGCTGCATCGAGAAGGGTGAAAGGGATATTGTCAGCTTCCTCAGCCGGATCGAGCACCTTACAGTCGATGAAGCGCAGGATCTGACCGGCGACCGGAAGAAGCTTGTGATCGCCCTGATTCGTACACTGGCGCACCAGTGCGGTGTAACTGTGTTCCTTGACTCGGCGCAGGCGATCTACGGATTCACGAACGCCGATTCCCGAGCTTTCGCTGAAGAACTCGGTGAGCCAAGGTCAGGCTTTAGAACCGTACATCTCCGTAATGACTACCGCACGCAATCTGCCTCACTGAAAAAGATGATTGCGGCTGCACGCCCGGTGCTGGGTGCGCCTTCCCAGGAACCATCAGAAGTGTATCGAACAGTTCGTGAACTGATAGAGGACTCGGCATCCGGCAAGGTGCCGGCCGCCTCGAACCAGGAGACAAACCCGGCGGACGGCCGGACATTCATGCTCTTCCGATCGAGGGCAGAAGTACTTGCGGCAACAAACTCGATGTTGCGCGAAGGCCGCCGGTTCCGCGTTCGGCTCGCTGGTGGAGCAGGCATCGTTGAACCATGGATTGGCGCTGTGCTGGGAGGAATCGAGGGCGAGGTTGTTGATGCCCGACAGGTGGCAGACTTATTCGGGCAACTCTCCCCCCCACCGCCGGTGCCTTTCGAGGAGGCGTGGAGCATTTTCAGGCGGCATGCTCCATCGAATGGGGCCGGCGTCGATCTTCACCGGTTGGCCAAGCTGGTTTCGTCGCCGAATCCTCCGACTGAAATTGTCAGAACCGACCTCGGATACAGGACAGGACCGCTTCTCTCCACAATCCACGCAGCTAAGGGCCGCGAGGCGGATACGGTACATCTCATGCTCCCGAGGTGGCCAGAACGTCCGGACACCAACTGGATGGAGGAAGCGAGAATTCTGTTTGTGGGAGCGTCGCGGGCACGCAGGAAGCTGAAGATTGGTTCAAGCACGTCCATTCTTCGCCCGCTTCAGGGGAGCCGCGGCCGACGATGGCGCCCGTTCACGCGTCATGGACGACCGGATGCGCTGGTCCAGACGGGCATTCCCGGAGATATCGATATCGAATTCCAGAATGATCCTGCTGCCTGGGGTGGCGAGCCGCTTCTCGCGGAAGCCCGGGAACGGCTGTGGCGCCATGCACTCCGCCCCAGGCCCTTACGGGCAGTCCGTGACGGAGACCGATGCCGGCTTGAACTGGACGAGCCCGGGGGAAGAGGTGGTACAGTTGGCTGGCTTTCCAGGCAGTTTGGCAACGACCTCTGGTCCATCGGCGAGCACGTCTGCGGGACTCGCAGTCCGCCACCAGCCGTCTTCGGCGGTATCTGGCTCCTTGGCGTTACCACTATGGCCTCATCGTCCGAGACCGACGGCCAGCCGCGCATCGGGCTGGCCCCGGTCGTGACCGGGACGCCTCTGGTCCATTTTTCCCCTAAAGCCTGA
- a CDS encoding SNF2-related protein gives MLDDPYLCLTIGIQALRRKAEALGPAMGGALGVAAEPYPHQLATVRRILSDTSIRHLVSDEVGLGKTVQALMILNALRYQNPDHKAVVVVPDRLVRQWLDECWTRAHIEATVFGEGTDDRDTVVRIVRPQSIQSGQFNLDPAAFDLLIVDEPQLLPVAAMRAIETRAPDFRQVLILSATPGLTDPQRRRQMMTILESERARIAANRFVDLDVYLDEMEKSTLDDIDGGEVTDRETAWRTYSRERRIIRSTRSDWSRYLPERRYERVETDPLAGEVARVDLGMKWLREADEDGAFVWRAAQALHRGTESARGQRRLRSNPDLEEAVRRSSETPGDSRFDALLDILAGIWTEHPGEQVIIVAGDNPTIDYLETRLRRYFSEGDDDFPVATLRRASERTEGEAADIEAVHRQLSEFSEGHARVLLIGEWVQAGLNLHYFARNIVFYSSPWDIDVIDQLTGRLDRLRPNGLARGDAGRHSGSIRIWSIVQPATPEAQVVAALETLGVYQKPLPPLRPETESEISGALAAIAFRGDADARNRLAGLSESWASTGSMSLMSHFSPFSPARAQACYDWLQETPLPEPVLRISDDATFTARSEQGLRGFLDLLHRANVFDISMRREKEGEGFRFSTLWYGEDRNDPAIPISVIPKGGWMAGHIPFLWRRRHLARPPRNTVHYDEGDLGGRLLRFLDHGEVVHEEIVQGGVDLARRICNRCQDECLTVQFDPAHPVTEVMRGKQVFLRAGLFDPVSLLPDPDVNELEEHFASAPTEAQQREADEDRLLVREWWLADARWLNVIVPAQLLAVGLMKGADGWSILEREIVLHLLNPLGGSEQPLPRSRGRITVVSKELRKVLDDHARQHLHNQASASIEKILGDCRSELAARRSQLKAELDDLVESRQAHFERVKSADVEIDVRRAGMLAGLERRVENARLAARSRLAWLQELETQLTQPDVESLPGLMIQVSSTDAN, from the coding sequence ATGCTTGACGATCCGTATCTTTGTCTGACGATCGGCATTCAGGCGCTGCGCCGAAAGGCGGAGGCGCTTGGACCAGCCATGGGTGGTGCTCTCGGCGTAGCTGCCGAACCCTATCCGCATCAGCTGGCGACCGTGCGACGCATCCTTTCGGATACTTCCATTCGGCACCTTGTCAGCGACGAAGTTGGGCTGGGAAAGACTGTTCAGGCCCTGATGATCCTGAATGCCTTGCGCTACCAGAACCCGGACCACAAGGCCGTGGTAGTCGTTCCTGATCGCCTTGTCCGACAATGGCTCGATGAGTGTTGGACCAGGGCGCATATCGAGGCAACGGTCTTTGGCGAAGGCACTGATGACAGGGATACGGTTGTCAGGATTGTCAGGCCCCAGAGCATTCAGTCAGGACAGTTCAATCTCGATCCGGCTGCCTTCGACCTGCTGATAGTAGACGAGCCCCAGCTTTTGCCAGTGGCGGCGATGCGTGCGATCGAGACTCGGGCACCGGATTTCCGCCAAGTGCTGATCCTGTCAGCAACTCCCGGCCTTACTGATCCGCAGCGGCGCAGGCAGATGATGACCATACTCGAGTCAGAACGGGCCAGGATTGCTGCAAACCGGTTCGTTGACCTTGATGTCTACCTCGATGAAATGGAGAAGAGCACCCTCGACGACATTGATGGCGGAGAGGTCACAGATCGGGAGACAGCATGGCGTACGTACAGCCGGGAGCGACGCATCATCCGTTCGACACGGAGTGACTGGAGCAGGTATCTTCCGGAACGACGTTACGAAAGGGTCGAGACCGACCCCCTCGCGGGCGAAGTCGCCCGTGTCGATCTCGGCATGAAATGGCTGCGAGAGGCTGATGAAGATGGCGCGTTTGTCTGGCGAGCAGCCCAAGCCCTGCACCGCGGGACTGAATCGGCGCGTGGTCAGCGGCGGTTGCGTTCCAATCCGGATCTTGAGGAGGCGGTCCGCCGGTCCTCCGAAACGCCTGGCGACAGCCGGTTCGATGCGCTGCTCGACATCCTTGCCGGGATCTGGACCGAGCATCCTGGCGAGCAGGTGATCATCGTTGCCGGCGACAATCCGACCATCGATTATCTTGAGACACGTCTGCGACGGTATTTCTCTGAAGGAGATGATGATTTCCCTGTCGCAACGTTGCGCCGTGCAAGCGAGCGCACCGAGGGCGAGGCGGCCGACATCGAGGCCGTGCATCGTCAGCTCTCCGAATTTTCTGAAGGGCACGCCCGGGTGCTTTTGATCGGTGAATGGGTGCAAGCCGGTCTCAATCTTCATTACTTCGCCCGTAATATTGTTTTCTACAGTTCGCCTTGGGATATCGATGTCATCGATCAGTTGACGGGGCGTCTTGACCGGCTTCGGCCCAATGGTCTGGCCAGGGGCGATGCGGGTCGGCATTCCGGAAGCATCCGGATCTGGTCAATCGTGCAGCCTGCCACGCCAGAGGCGCAAGTCGTAGCTGCGCTTGAAACTCTTGGCGTTTACCAGAAACCTCTCCCTCCACTGCGCCCTGAAACCGAATCCGAGATCAGTGGTGCACTGGCTGCAATTGCGTTCAGAGGGGACGCCGATGCCCGAAACCGGCTTGCCGGTCTTTCAGAGAGCTGGGCCAGTACCGGTTCGATGTCACTGATGAGTCACTTCAGCCCGTTCAGCCCTGCTCGAGCACAAGCCTGTTACGACTGGTTGCAGGAGACGCCGTTGCCCGAACCTGTCCTGAGGATCTCGGACGATGCGACCTTCACTGCGCGAAGTGAGCAGGGCCTCAGGGGATTCTTGGACCTTCTCCACAGGGCCAACGTGTTCGACATCAGCATGAGACGGGAGAAGGAAGGCGAGGGCTTCAGATTTTCGACCCTCTGGTATGGCGAAGACAGAAATGACCCTGCCATTCCCATCTCGGTGATACCGAAGGGTGGCTGGATGGCGGGGCACATTCCGTTCCTCTGGCGACGCAGGCACCTTGCAAGGCCGCCCCGGAATACCGTGCATTATGATGAGGGCGACTTGGGCGGCAGACTTCTGCGCTTTCTCGATCATGGTGAAGTCGTGCACGAGGAAATCGTCCAGGGAGGGGTCGATCTGGCCCGACGTATATGCAACCGCTGTCAGGATGAATGTCTTACGGTCCAGTTTGACCCCGCACATCCTGTGACGGAAGTGATGCGGGGCAAGCAGGTCTTCCTGCGTGCCGGATTGTTTGATCCAGTGTCGTTGCTCCCGGACCCAGACGTGAATGAGCTGGAGGAACATTTTGCGTCAGCTCCAACCGAAGCCCAGCAGCGTGAAGCTGACGAGGATCGGCTTCTCGTTCGCGAGTGGTGGCTGGCCGATGCGAGATGGCTGAATGTAATTGTTCCCGCACAATTGCTCGCGGTGGGTTTAATGAAGGGTGCCGACGGCTGGAGCATCCTTGAACGGGAGATTGTCCTTCACCTTCTCAATCCGCTTGGAGGGTCAGAACAGCCGCTTCCAAGATCTCGCGGCAGAATAACCGTTGTCAGCAAGGAACTTCGCAAAGTCCTCGATGACCATGCCCGGCAGCATTTGCATAACCAGGCCTCTGCATCGATCGAGAAGATCTTGGGGGATTGTCGAAGTGAACTTGCTGCACGTCGGTCCCAACTGAAGGCCGAACTGGACGATCTGGTCGAATCGAGACAGGCGCACTTTGAAAGGGTCAAATCAGCCGATGTGGAGATCGACGTGCGACGCGCGGGCATGCTCGCTGGTCTCGAACGGCGGGTCGAGAACGCGAGGCTTGCGGCCCGAAGTCGACTGGCCTGGCTTCAGGAACTGGAAACGCAGCTGACTCAGCCAGATGTTGAATCACTGCCCGGTCTCATGATTCAGGTATCTTCGACTGATGCAAATTAG
- the dcm gene encoding DNA (cytosine-5-)-methyltransferase codes for MSNDSFGIFFRQSGLSLDEAELVLGISPRQIRRYVAGEAAAPKLVQEKVQELAAKRLASKPPARFRFIDLFAGIGGLRLGFEAIGGRCVFTSEWDRWSNETYRKNFPDGADHVMAGDIRPYGADPSKIPEFDVLLAGFPCQPFSLAGVSKKNSLGRAHGFADEKQGNLFFEIESIIRHHRPAAFLLENVKHLQRHDKGRTFEVIRRTLEDDLGYAIDWRIVSSEPWVPQKRERIFIAGFRKDVGFSFDGFDSMIPPEEDWPTLQSVLQSHNEVDAKYTLTPKLWQYLQDYRVKHEKAGNGFGYSMFGPGDVTRTLSARYHKDGSEILIAQKGTRPRRLTPTECARLMGFEYGDRKWHIPVSDTQGYRQFGNAVVVPVVEAIARYMEPSIMKMLGQGQPVQDREEQLQVVG; via the coding sequence ATGAGCAACGACAGCTTCGGTATCTTTTTCAGACAATCCGGACTGTCGCTCGATGAGGCCGAGCTTGTCCTTGGCATTTCGCCCCGCCAGATTCGCCGTTATGTGGCGGGCGAGGCTGCCGCCCCGAAGCTCGTGCAGGAAAAGGTTCAGGAACTCGCCGCCAAACGATTGGCCTCGAAGCCTCCGGCACGTTTCCGCTTCATCGACCTGTTCGCTGGCATCGGTGGCCTGCGTCTCGGCTTCGAGGCGATCGGCGGGCGCTGCGTCTTCACCAGCGAGTGGGACCGCTGGTCGAACGAGACGTATCGGAAGAACTTCCCCGACGGCGCCGATCATGTGATGGCGGGAGATATCCGCCCCTATGGTGCAGATCCGTCGAAGATCCCTGAATTCGACGTCCTTCTGGCGGGATTCCCCTGCCAGCCGTTCTCGCTGGCCGGCGTTTCGAAGAAGAATTCGCTCGGCCGCGCGCACGGCTTTGCCGACGAGAAGCAGGGCAACCTGTTCTTCGAGATCGAGAGCATCATCCGGCATCATCGGCCAGCTGCGTTCTTGCTCGAAAACGTCAAGCACCTGCAGCGCCACGACAAGGGACGGACCTTCGAGGTCATCCGCCGCACGCTCGAGGATGATCTGGGTTATGCGATTGACTGGCGGATCGTGAGTTCCGAGCCGTGGGTCCCGCAGAAGCGCGAGCGCATCTTCATCGCAGGCTTCCGCAAGGACGTTGGGTTCAGCTTCGACGGCTTCGACAGCATGATCCCGCCCGAAGAAGATTGGCCCACGCTGCAGTCCGTTCTGCAGTCGCATAACGAGGTGGACGCCAAGTACACGCTGACCCCGAAGCTTTGGCAGTACCTGCAGGACTATCGCGTCAAGCACGAGAAGGCAGGCAATGGCTTCGGCTACAGCATGTTCGGTCCGGGCGATGTCACCCGCACCCTGTCGGCGCGCTATCACAAGGATGGATCCGAAATCCTGATCGCTCAGAAAGGAACACGCCCGCGGCGCCTGACACCTACAGAGTGTGCAAGGCTGATGGGCTTCGAGTACGGTGACCGCAAGTGGCATATTCCGGTGTCGGACACCCAAGGTTACCGCCAGTTCGGTAATGCTGTGGTCGTGCCGGTCGTCGAGGCGATCGCACGCTACATGGAGCCGTCGATCATGAAGATGCTCGGTCAGGGACAGCCGGTCCAAGATCGGGAAGAGCAGCTGCAGGTCGTTGGCTGA
- a CDS encoding very short patch repair endonuclease, which yields MMAGIGPKDTKPELAIRRALHARGLRFRLGSNYRRKGKLLVGKPDLVFPARKAVIFVHGCFWHGHDCALFKWPARGENTDEEAKWRKKLTANILRDRKTLNRLFETGWRVLEVWECTLKGRNRKPFDEVITRCCAFLEGTEPFSSIGGSQTVTVDVSA from the coding sequence ATGATGGCGGGCATCGGACCCAAGGATACCAAGCCGGAACTTGCGATACGGCGCGCCCTCCATGCGCGCGGGCTCCGCTTCCGGCTGGGCAGCAATTACCGCCGGAAGGGTAAGCTGCTCGTCGGCAAGCCCGATCTCGTCTTCCCCGCTCGCAAGGCCGTCATATTCGTGCATGGCTGCTTCTGGCACGGCCATGACTGCGCTCTGTTCAAGTGGCCTGCAAGAGGCGAGAACACGGACGAGGAAGCCAAATGGCGCAAGAAGCTCACAGCCAACATCCTGCGCGATCGCAAGACCCTGAACCGGCTGTTCGAGACTGGATGGCGGGTTCTCGAAGTCTGGGAGTGCACACTGAAGGGGAGGAACCGAAAGCCATTCGACGAGGTGATTACCCGGTGCTGCGCATTTCTTGAAGGCACTGAGCCATTCTCGTCGATCGGCGGCAGTCAGACGGTCACGGTCGACGTTTCAGCGTAG